A genomic window from Sporosarcina sp. Marseille-Q4063 includes:
- a CDS encoding NERD domain-containing protein, whose translation MFFERFTKANIKGVIGEGVSRLFFMGLDTNEYKVLHNITLQNSQGKTTQIDHIIVSIYGIFVVETKNYQGWIYGNEIDRQWTQVIYKKRQQFYNPIKQNQGHIRALKGMLPEYKNIPFISIINFSPKATLKEIQIHSSHVYVVYTHRVNPIIKSMKAPVLSHSEIVSITERIQQQNNKALSSEHIINIRNKKNNINDAIAKRICPYCSGQLVNRTGPYGNFLGCSNYPKCRFNGKL comes from the coding sequence ATGTTTTTCGAAAGATTTACAAAGGCGAATATAAAAGGCGTGATCGGTGAGGGTGTTTCACGTCTTTTTTTTATGGGACTGGATACTAATGAATATAAAGTTCTGCACAATATTACGTTACAAAATTCGCAAGGGAAAACAACACAAATTGACCATATTATTGTCTCCATCTATGGAATTTTTGTTGTTGAAACGAAAAATTATCAGGGGTGGATTTATGGTAATGAAATAGACCGGCAGTGGACCCAAGTTATCTATAAAAAAAGACAACAATTCTATAATCCGATCAAACAAAATCAAGGTCATATTAGGGCTTTGAAAGGTATGTTGCCCGAATATAAGAATATCCCATTTATTTCAATCATAAACTTTTCTCCTAAAGCCACTTTGAAAGAAATTCAAATACATTCAAGTCATGTTTATGTCGTTTATACCCATCGAGTAAATCCCATTATCAAATCTATGAAAGCGCCTGTCCTTTCGCATTCAGAGATTGTAAGTATTACGGAGCGCATTCAACAACAAAACAACAAGGCATTAAGTTCCGAACATATTATAAATATCCGAAACAAAAAGAACAATATAAATGATGCAATTGCGAAAAGGATATGCCCTTATTGTTCGGGTCAGCTGGTAAATCGGACAGGTCCGTATGGTAATTTTTTAGGTTGCAGTAATTATCCGAAGTGTAGGTTTAACGGCAAATTGTGA
- a CDS encoding HD domain-containing protein: MNIIEKAINFAAIAHAGQMRKGTNTPYITHPFAVGMCLQKLQCTDEVVAAGILHDTLEDTPVTFEELAEHFGPRVAELVLAASEEDKSLAWFERKQQMIDQLSRAGLEEIQVITADKLHNIKSIRADIESYGDDVWNRFNRGKVDQHWYYSSIVKTLLPRKSEFGLIGELEREVLEVFGEI; encoded by the coding sequence ATGAATATCATTGAAAAAGCAATTAATTTCGCCGCAATCGCACATGCTGGGCAGATGCGTAAAGGAACAAATACGCCGTATATTACCCATCCATTTGCGGTAGGGATGTGTCTTCAAAAGTTGCAGTGTACCGATGAAGTAGTCGCGGCAGGAATATTACATGACACGTTGGAAGATACGCCCGTTACTTTTGAGGAGTTAGCCGAGCATTTCGGACCACGTGTGGCTGAACTCGTTCTTGCTGCGTCGGAAGAAGATAAAAGTTTAGCGTGGTTTGAACGCAAACAACAAATGATTGATCAATTAAGTCGTGCTGGTTTGGAAGAAATACAGGTTATCACAGCTGATAAGTTACATAATATCAAATCCATTCGAGCTGACATTGAAAGCTATGGCGATGATGTTTGGAATCGATTCAACCGCGGTAAAGTCGACCAGCACTGGTACTACAGTAGTATTGTAAAAACACTCTTGCCGCGAAAAAGTGAATTTGGCTTGATCGGGGAATTGGAAAGGGAAGTATTAGAGGTATTTGGAGAAATCTAA
- a CDS encoding AAA domain-containing protein, translating to MVTYRGKKEGPLAVSREINQSRDVINYLQELSAHIGFKNNGKSILLNQYEKLGKPNRNSVLAHYLSETKITNEKYEDPLIFPFGVNLSQKEAVKKAVENSISVIEGPPGTGKTQTILNVIANVVAKGQSVAIVSGNNSATENVQEKLEEYNFGFMTSLLGNYQNRKDFFEKYQPEVPDMIGWKLEDDERVSSVTHLQMISDELTVLLEDQREMAKLKEELAKLQVEQRYFEKEFKDAYIDVKKYSFYKKWSSQRIINFITQLEGINPSGKPTGFMSKVKLFIQYGVYKQRVITKSRTHIINSLKKDYYIKSIENRKSKINVLENRLENKSYQALLEEYEEISSRLFKGTLNQKFANLIRKKGKYSIGNYKYKFQDFVKEYPVVLSTTHSILTSIPDGFLFDYLIIDEASQVDLVTGSLALACCKNIVIVGDVKQLPHIVPTEIEEISDDLFANTGINNAYNYSEYSIISSFMALYKESLPVTLLSEHYRCHPKIIGFCNERFYDNQLIVMTEEDVDDQPLKIYKTAPGNHARRNNTGREIGWYNVRQIEVVRDEILHADLSRYGSCSGVGVISPFRMHVKETKKYIQYPALEVDTVHRFQGREKKTIIFTTVANDITPFIDDANLINVAVSRAVDELIIVTSDRLFKQQGSYLGDLIRYVEYNSFSNVIESQKVSVFDLLYTEYSSALLKYRTTKENVSEFESENLMYAVIKEVLSLPEFRSFKCVMHIPLNSLFRNFSNLTEEERKFAENPWSHVDFLIFNRLDKEALLAIEVDGVMFHRNDEKQENRDALKNSIFSKNNLPLLRVATNESGEKEKLINMLMEIIKS from the coding sequence GTGGTAACTTATAGGGGGAAAAAAGAAGGACCGCTAGCTGTATCTAGAGAGATTAATCAATCAAGAGATGTCATCAATTATTTACAAGAATTATCCGCACATATCGGTTTTAAGAACAACGGAAAATCTATTCTATTGAATCAATACGAAAAGTTAGGCAAGCCAAATAGAAATAGCGTTTTAGCTCATTACTTGTCAGAGACAAAAATAACGAACGAAAAATATGAAGATCCGCTCATATTTCCTTTTGGGGTTAATTTAAGTCAAAAAGAAGCCGTTAAAAAGGCAGTGGAAAATTCAATAAGCGTAATAGAAGGGCCGCCTGGAACTGGGAAGACGCAAACAATCCTTAATGTTATCGCGAATGTTGTCGCAAAAGGGCAGTCAGTTGCCATAGTTTCAGGTAATAATTCTGCAACTGAAAATGTACAAGAAAAACTTGAAGAATACAACTTTGGCTTCATGACATCACTTTTAGGCAATTATCAAAATAGAAAGGACTTCTTTGAAAAATACCAACCAGAAGTTCCGGATATGATTGGATGGAAACTAGAAGATGATGAAAGAGTAAGCAGTGTCACTCATCTTCAAATGATTTCAGATGAGCTTACAGTTTTATTAGAAGATCAAAGGGAAATGGCTAAACTTAAAGAGGAGTTAGCTAAATTACAGGTTGAACAAAGGTATTTTGAAAAAGAATTTAAAGACGCGTACATAGATGTGAAAAAGTATTCATTTTATAAGAAATGGTCTAGTCAACGTATTATAAATTTTATTACCCAGCTCGAAGGCATTAATCCTTCTGGTAAACCCACTGGATTTATGTCTAAGGTAAAACTTTTTATACAATATGGTGTATATAAACAAAGAGTCATTACGAAAAGTCGGACTCATATTATTAATTCTTTAAAAAAGGATTATTACATAAAAAGTATTGAAAATAGAAAAAGTAAAATAAATGTATTGGAAAATAGATTGGAAAACAAAAGTTATCAGGCGCTATTAGAGGAGTATGAAGAAATATCCTCGCGTTTATTTAAAGGAACGTTAAACCAAAAGTTTGCTAATTTAATTCGGAAAAAAGGAAAGTATTCTATTGGCAACTATAAATATAAATTTCAAGATTTTGTTAAAGAGTATCCCGTTGTATTAAGTACTACCCATTCAATTTTAACGAGCATTCCGGATGGTTTCTTATTTGATTACCTCATTATCGATGAAGCTTCACAGGTCGACCTAGTAACGGGTTCACTGGCACTCGCTTGTTGTAAAAATATTGTTATTGTCGGTGATGTTAAGCAGTTGCCTCATATTGTGCCTACGGAAATTGAGGAGATTAGCGATGATTTATTTGCCAATACGGGAATAAACAATGCGTACAATTATAGTGAATACAGTATCATCTCTTCGTTCATGGCACTCTACAAGGAATCGTTGCCTGTAACTTTATTAAGCGAACATTATCGCTGCCATCCGAAAATCATCGGGTTTTGCAATGAAAGATTTTATGATAATCAACTTATCGTGATGACTGAAGAAGATGTTGACGACCAACCCCTAAAGATTTACAAAACTGCCCCCGGTAACCATGCCAGAAGAAATAATACGGGCAGGGAAATAGGGTGGTATAATGTGCGTCAAATCGAAGTGGTGCGGGATGAGATTCTTCATGCTGATCTTTCAAGGTATGGGAGTTGTAGCGGGGTAGGCGTTATATCGCCCTTTAGAATGCATGTCAAAGAAACAAAAAAATATATTCAATATCCAGCATTAGAAGTGGACACAGTCCATAGATTTCAGGGACGAGAAAAGAAAACGATTATATTTACAACAGTTGCGAATGACATTACACCATTTATCGACGATGCAAACTTGATTAATGTAGCAGTATCAAGAGCAGTTGATGAATTGATTATCGTGACATCAGATCGGTTATTTAAACAACAAGGTTCCTATTTAGGTGATTTGATTCGTTATGTTGAATATAATTCGTTTTCCAATGTTATTGAAAGTCAAAAGGTTTCGGTATTTGATTTATTATATACGGAGTATTCGAGCGCATTGTTGAAGTATAGGACTACAAAAGAAAATGTCTCTGAGTTTGAGTCTGAAAACTTAATGTACGCTGTTATTAAGGAAGTCTTGTCACTACCCGAATTCAGGTCGTTCAAATGTGTGATGCATATTCCGCTTAATTCTTTGTTTAGAAACTTCTCGAATCTTACTGAGGAGGAACGGAAATTCGCTGAAAACCCATGGTCACATGTAGACTTTTTGATTTTTAATAGATTGGATAAAGAAGCTTTATTGGCCATTGAAGTTGACGGCGTTATGTTTCATCGGAATGATGAAAAACAGGAAAATCGAGATGCGTTGAAAAACAGTATATTTTCGAAGAATAATCTGCCATTATTAAGGGTTGCGACGAATGAAAGCGGTGAAAAAGAAAAACTGATCAATATGTTGATGGAAATTATAAAGAGTTAA